GCAGCGTCACGCACGCGGCGGTCAATTTCATCTTTCTTAAACTTGCGCAGTTTAAGTCCGAATGCCATGTTTTCATATACGTTCATGTGCGGGTAAAGTGCGTAGTTTTGGAATACCATCGCAATATCACGATCTTTAGGCGCCACATCGTTTACAAGCTCTTCTCCAATGTGAAGCTCGCCTTTTGAGATATCCTCAAGACCAGCTACCATTCTTAAGGTTGTAGACTTACCACAACCAGAAGGACCAACGAAAACAATAAATTCTTTATCCTTGATTTCAAGATTGAAATCCGTAACGGCTTGTACATCGCCATCATAAATTTTGTATAAACTCTTAAAACTAATATCTGCCATAGGTAACACCCTCCACTAAGTAGTATGTAAAAGCGCTTTCTTCTGTAAGTACAGTGTACCTTTTTTGCATGAGAAGTAGCTATTGTAAACGTGCACAAAACTTTTCGGCAATTTTGTGCAAGGTGCAAACGTTTTCATGTTGTTGTACCTGGCTTATACAGGCAGCCTGAAAAACAACCTTCCCGGAAAAAGGGGAAGGCTGTTTTGGTTAATTGAGAAGTGGTTTTAACAGGTTAAAAATGGCTTTAAACAGGTTAGATATTAGTTTAAACAACTTAGTTCTGCCTTTACTTAGATGCATCACCGGTCATGGTTAGCCTTTTTGGAGTTCTGGACAAGAAGCATTAGATACACAGCAACAGCATTAGGAAACTGCTTAATATCCAATGAGGTTTTTTCTATGAATTTTTCAACTCTGTATTGCAGCGTATTCCGGTGAACAAACATTTTTTTTGCGGCCATTGATGTATTCAGGTTGCATTCCAGATATGTTTTTACCGATTGCTGTAATTCACGGTCATTTTGAACAGGCTTTAAAAGCTCCCGAAACGTCGAGACCACATCGTGCTCAAGGTTGCTCAGAAGCCAGTGTGAAAGTGCCTCCTGCTCATGAAAGATCGTCTGAGAAGGAGAGTAGTTTCTGGCTGCCTTAAACATTTCCATTTCCAGTTTAAACCGATCTCTTACAGAGGCCGCAGATGTGTGTGGAGAACCGACTAAAAATGAAAGCTGGACATAAAAATCACTTGTTAATGCTGATACTGCGCTGTCATCAAGCTGTTCGTCATCAAATTCTTCGTCCAGGCGCTGGATCACCACACCTTCTCCCGGACTTGGCCAAAGGAGGGTTTCGATCGAAGAAAACAGACTGTTTACAGCTTCAGTAAATCCTTCGATATCCGTCAATGAGCCTTTAACGTGAAAATGGATAAAACGCACGGGGGTAAAGATATCTTTATCTGGTAATTGATTATGTAATAACAGCTGTGTCCACATCCTGTAAGATGCTGAGACGGGCTGATTTAATTCCGGTTCAACCTGATCAAAAAGGGTACTCAGTAATGACTTTTCCTCTTTGGTAAGCCGGGTATTGTTAAAGTAAAGTTTTTCTCCTTGGTCATTTTGGATAATAAACAGGGATTCCTCTGTATTTCCTGGAGAAGTGAGAGCATGGGCGTATTTTTCTCGGAGTTTTTCAAACATAACAGATTCCTTTCCGGGGGGATGCCGGGGCCGCTACATAAAGAAGGTTTTTCAATAAGGGTTGTGAAACCTGAATTGAAAAACCTCTACTTTGGTGTCGGACCTTATCTTTTTTCCGGCTTACCTGCTTCGTGCGGCCGCTCTTCGTCATGAAGATCGAGAGATTCATCAATTTGCCTTTTTCCGTATGCCAAATGATCTCTCCCGCCGGCCAAGCCTTCGCTGGTCATGCGGTCCACGTCCAGATATGTTTCAG
This DNA window, taken from Alteribacter keqinensis, encodes the following:
- a CDS encoding PucR family transcriptional regulator; this translates as MFEKLREKYAHALTSPGNTEESLFIIQNDQGEKLYFNNTRLTKEEKSLLSTLFDQVEPELNQPVSASYRMWTQLLLHNQLPDKDIFTPVRFIHFHVKGSLTDIEGFTEAVNSLFSSIETLLWPSPGEGVVIQRLDEEFDDEQLDDSAVSALTSDFYVQLSFLVGSPHTSAASVRDRFKLEMEMFKAARNYSPSQTIFHEQEALSHWLLSNLEHDVVSTFRELLKPVQNDRELQQSVKTYLECNLNTSMAAKKMFVHRNTLQYRVEKFIEKTSLDIKQFPNAVAVYLMLLVQNSKKANHDR